The proteins below are encoded in one region of Oreochromis niloticus isolate F11D_XX linkage group LG6, O_niloticus_UMD_NMBU, whole genome shotgun sequence:
- the LOC109194462 gene encoding uncharacterized protein LOC109194462 isoform X1, with amino-acid sequence MTEFNSVNRGKSVEIVSLLQPDKMLEEMGTLDCRHLKLPLLTLENLGKVITPYVKDVSQDQWASLADGDPGSKVVILLSSMCHAVIEEISALVLEVVEPQVLAKGHNHASGDKVSLQDGCSCCRVTENNIQASFRNTLHHCFGEALSMAQGKSYNADILVKLFSAEITKKVNTSLARITGPAPTPKTHDSVTGMSIIQMVYNVTEIFECILNISRKITDRASDSMTCSDSNCKQICCLDVEEEEDAEIPQISDCSLENSLCMDNLSPPPTPELPKYSETFVPSALILAYQENSSPSLESPDCPVNMTFLTVLLAKLVDHIASKTRTSILNVDLVALLGGVTMRAEKELVSIPPPSVENLHIPIYKKLCKVFGSKYLLQAAMESGDEAFEIAVSEVLVSQLQKSLVRSKNSGTIWRVVKDGKLSPVREIPTPESPTEESNEPKIPLPSNTSPASTLKKSTGWFSRLFNTLNRALDSDIHRLDYTVTNPPVWTNPVL; translated from the exons ATGACAGAATTTAATTCAGTGAACAGAGGGAAATCTGTGGAAATCGTTTCGTTGCTTCAACCggataag ATGTTGGAGGAAATGGGAACACTGGATTGCAGGCATTTGAAACTGCCTCTTCTGACCCTGGAAAATCTTGGAAAAGTCATCACCCCCTATGTGAAAGATGTTTCACAGGA tCAGTGGGCGTCTTTAGCCGATGGTGACCCTGGATCAAAAGTTGTCATTCTCTTGTCCAGCATGTGCCATGCGGTTATAGAAGAAATAAGCGCCTTGGTCCTGGAGGTTGTAGAACCTCAGGTTCTTGCCAAGGGGCACAATCATGCAAGTGGAGATAAGGTAAGTTTGCAGGATGGGTGCAGCTGCTGCAGAGTAACAGAAAATAATATTCAAGCCAGCTTCAGAAACACCCTTCATCACTGTTTTGGTGAAGCCCTATCCATGGCACAAGGTAAGTCCTACAACGCGGATATATTAGTaaagctgttttcagcagaaattactaaaaaagtcaacacgtcgCTGGCTCGTATCACAGGGCCAGCTCCTACCCCAAAAACTCATGACTCAGTGACAGGTATGAGCATTATACAAATGGTGTATAATGTGACTGAGATTTTTGAATGCATCTTGAATATCAGCCGAAAAATCACAGACAGGGCATCTGACAGCATGACATGCTCAGACTCTAATTGCAAGCAGATTTGCTGTCTagatgtggaggaggaggaagatgcaGAAATCCCACAAATAAGTGACTGTTCCTTAGAGAATTCACTGTGCATGGATAATCTGAGTCCTCCTCCAACTCCAGAGCTCCCTAAGTATTCAGAAACATTTGTCCCTTCAGCATTGATTTTAGCCTACCAGGAGAATTCTTCACCAAGTCTGGAGTCTCCTGACTGTCCAGTCAACATGACCTTTCTTACTGTGCTTCTTGCTAAGTTAGTCGACCATATTGCATCAAAAACCAGAACATCCATACTAAACGTGGACCTGGTTGCATTATTGGGTGGTGTAACAATGAGGGCTGAAAAAGAACTGGTTTCCATTCCCCCACCAAGTGTTGAAAACCTGCACATCCCCATCTATAAAAAGCTGTGCAAGGTGTTTGGATCCAAatacttgttgcaggctgccaTGGAATCTGGTGACGAAGCATTTGAGATTGCTGTTTCAGAGGTTTTAGTGTCACAGCTCCAGAAATCTTTAGTAAGGTCAAAGAATTCTGGGACCATATGGAGAGTTGTCAAGGATGGTAAACTTTCTCCAGTGCGTGAGATTCCAACACCAGAGTCCCCCACTGAAGAAAGTAATGAACCAAAAATACCCCTGCCTTCAAACACATCACCGGCCAGTACTCTCAAGAAGAGTACTGGCTGGTTTTCTCGTCTGTTCAACACGCTCAATAGAGCCCTGGACAGTGACATTCACAGACTTGACTATACAGTGACAAACCCACCCGTCTGGACAAACCCTGTTCTGTAA
- the LOC109194462 gene encoding uncharacterized protein LOC109194462 isoform X2 — protein sequence MLEEMGTLDCRHLKLPLLTLENLGKVITPYVKDVSQDQWASLADGDPGSKVVILLSSMCHAVIEEISALVLEVVEPQVLAKGHNHASGDKVSLQDGCSCCRVTENNIQASFRNTLHHCFGEALSMAQGKSYNADILVKLFSAEITKKVNTSLARITGPAPTPKTHDSVTGMSIIQMVYNVTEIFECILNISRKITDRASDSMTCSDSNCKQICCLDVEEEEDAEIPQISDCSLENSLCMDNLSPPPTPELPKYSETFVPSALILAYQENSSPSLESPDCPVNMTFLTVLLAKLVDHIASKTRTSILNVDLVALLGGVTMRAEKELVSIPPPSVENLHIPIYKKLCKVFGSKYLLQAAMESGDEAFEIAVSEVLVSQLQKSLVRSKNSGTIWRVVKDGKLSPVREIPTPESPTEESNEPKIPLPSNTSPASTLKKSTGWFSRLFNTLNRALDSDIHRLDYTVTNPPVWTNPVL from the exons ATGTTGGAGGAAATGGGAACACTGGATTGCAGGCATTTGAAACTGCCTCTTCTGACCCTGGAAAATCTTGGAAAAGTCATCACCCCCTATGTGAAAGATGTTTCACAGGA tCAGTGGGCGTCTTTAGCCGATGGTGACCCTGGATCAAAAGTTGTCATTCTCTTGTCCAGCATGTGCCATGCGGTTATAGAAGAAATAAGCGCCTTGGTCCTGGAGGTTGTAGAACCTCAGGTTCTTGCCAAGGGGCACAATCATGCAAGTGGAGATAAGGTAAGTTTGCAGGATGGGTGCAGCTGCTGCAGAGTAACAGAAAATAATATTCAAGCCAGCTTCAGAAACACCCTTCATCACTGTTTTGGTGAAGCCCTATCCATGGCACAAGGTAAGTCCTACAACGCGGATATATTAGTaaagctgttttcagcagaaattactaaaaaagtcaacacgtcgCTGGCTCGTATCACAGGGCCAGCTCCTACCCCAAAAACTCATGACTCAGTGACAGGTATGAGCATTATACAAATGGTGTATAATGTGACTGAGATTTTTGAATGCATCTTGAATATCAGCCGAAAAATCACAGACAGGGCATCTGACAGCATGACATGCTCAGACTCTAATTGCAAGCAGATTTGCTGTCTagatgtggaggaggaggaagatgcaGAAATCCCACAAATAAGTGACTGTTCCTTAGAGAATTCACTGTGCATGGATAATCTGAGTCCTCCTCCAACTCCAGAGCTCCCTAAGTATTCAGAAACATTTGTCCCTTCAGCATTGATTTTAGCCTACCAGGAGAATTCTTCACCAAGTCTGGAGTCTCCTGACTGTCCAGTCAACATGACCTTTCTTACTGTGCTTCTTGCTAAGTTAGTCGACCATATTGCATCAAAAACCAGAACATCCATACTAAACGTGGACCTGGTTGCATTATTGGGTGGTGTAACAATGAGGGCTGAAAAAGAACTGGTTTCCATTCCCCCACCAAGTGTTGAAAACCTGCACATCCCCATCTATAAAAAGCTGTGCAAGGTGTTTGGATCCAAatacttgttgcaggctgccaTGGAATCTGGTGACGAAGCATTTGAGATTGCTGTTTCAGAGGTTTTAGTGTCACAGCTCCAGAAATCTTTAGTAAGGTCAAAGAATTCTGGGACCATATGGAGAGTTGTCAAGGATGGTAAACTTTCTCCAGTGCGTGAGATTCCAACACCAGAGTCCCCCACTGAAGAAAGTAATGAACCAAAAATACCCCTGCCTTCAAACACATCACCGGCCAGTACTCTCAAGAAGAGTACTGGCTGGTTTTCTCGTCTGTTCAACACGCTCAATAGAGCCCTGGACAGTGACATTCACAGACTTGACTATACAGTGACAAACCCACCCGTCTGGACAAACCCTGTTCTGTAA